One genomic segment of Desulfuromonas sp. includes these proteins:
- a CDS encoding ASKHA domain-containing protein — MNRESCRLALDLGTTTLAGRLLGAGGEVLAEGKLPNPQAALGGDVVRRMELALDGAGQRLQALLAGGVEALVGELLSRAGLPKASIAAAAAAGNPAVCHLLRNLPVEPLLFPPYRPNDPAGSFHDAAPWGLDLPVPLYLFPLVSGYVGGDLVAFVFSQGPCRPGSMFLDVGTNGEMALFTGERWLCTSVAAGPAFEGGEISCGMALENGAVTGVRVRGDVLELKVAGGVSPRGLCGSGLVEAVGAALEGGLIDRRGRIVQPDEVPTNLARYIAETPAGRVLRLYRDAATDLTLSQEDVRRFQLAKGAVRAGASCLLQKAGVEEGEIGRLVVTGAFGFSLGSEALKRVAMLPANMVDKVRFVPGGALSGVGRFLADPEGPAKVRTLASALRPYPLSGTPAFEKAFLKSLDF; from the coding sequence ATGAACCGCGAGTCCTGCCGCCTGGCCCTCGATCTGGGCACCACGACCCTCGCCGGCCGCCTCCTCGGCGCCGGCGGCGAGGTGCTGGCCGAAGGGAAGCTGCCCAATCCCCAGGCCGCTCTCGGCGGCGATGTGGTGCGCCGCATGGAGCTCGCCCTCGACGGGGCCGGACAGCGGCTCCAGGCCCTGCTGGCCGGGGGGGTCGAGGCCCTCGTTGGCGAACTGCTGAGCCGGGCCGGGCTGCCGAAGGCATCGATCGCCGCCGCCGCGGCCGCCGGAAACCCCGCCGTCTGCCACCTGCTGCGCAACCTCCCCGTCGAGCCTCTCCTGTTTCCCCCCTACCGTCCCAATGACCCCGCCGGGTCCTTTCACGATGCGGCCCCCTGGGGTCTCGACCTGCCCGTTCCCCTCTACCTCTTTCCCCTCGTCAGCGGTTACGTCGGCGGCGACCTGGTCGCCTTCGTCTTCTCCCAGGGGCCCTGTCGGCCCGGAAGCATGTTTCTGGATGTCGGCACCAACGGGGAGATGGCCCTGTTCACCGGCGAGCGCTGGTTGTGCACCTCGGTGGCCGCCGGGCCCGCCTTCGAGGGGGGGGAGATCTCCTGCGGCATGGCCCTGGAGAATGGTGCGGTGACCGGGGTCCGGGTGCGGGGCGACGTCCTGGAGCTGAAGGTGGCCGGCGGCGTTTCGCCCCGGGGCCTGTGCGGGAGCGGCCTGGTCGAGGCCGTGGGCGCCGCCCTCGAGGGCGGGCTGATCGACAGGCGGGGCAGGATCGTCCAGCCGGACGAGGTGCCCACCAACCTGGCCCGCTACATCGCCGAGACCCCCGCGGGCCGGGTCCTGCGCCTGTACCGGGACGCCGCCACCGACCTGACCCTTTCCCAGGAGGACGTCCGCCGTTTCCAGCTGGCCAAGGGGGCGGTGCGGGCCGGGGCGTCCTGCCTGCTGCAGAAGGCGGGGGTGGAGGAGGGAGAAATCGGGCGCCTCGTGGTGACGGGAGCCTTCGGGTTTTCCCTCGGTTCCGAGGCCCTGAAAAGGGTTGCCATGCTGCCGGCAAACATGGTAGATAAAGTACGCTTCGTCCCCGGGGGAGCTCTTTCGGGTGTCGGCCGTTTCCTGGCCGATCCCGAGGGGCCGGCGAAGGTCCGGACCCTGGCCAGCGCCCTGAGACCCTACCCCCTTTCGGGAACCCCGGCCTTCGAGAAGGCTTTTTTGAAATCCCTCGACTTCTGA